From Hydra vulgaris chromosome 15, alternate assembly HydraT2T_AEP, one genomic window encodes:
- the LOC136092012 gene encoding uncharacterized protein LOC136092012, with product MTKLISKFEVKFGMIQAFGGIDGIHVELNRPLKNAQDYFCYKQYFSLNVQVVCNSKGYFIDVNEEKMFTNSTINKKLIEPQTLYSLNGYHSIFNYLIGDPAYPLTSFCIKEFQSCYNKEEGIFNKTLSSARNQVECAIGRLKAR from the coding sequence ATgacaaaattaatttctaaGTTTGAAGTAAAGTTTGGTATGATACAAGCCTTTGGAGGTATTGATGGCATTCACGTCGAACTAAATCGTCCTTTAAAAAATGCTCAAGACTATTTTTGttataagcaatatttttcattaaatgtacAAGTAGTATGCAATAGTAAAGGATACTTTATCGATGTAAATGAAGAAAAGATGTTTACAAATtctactataaataaaaaattaattgaaccTCAAACATTGTACAGTTTAAATGGTTATCATTCAATTTTTAACTACTTGATTGGAGATCCAGCATACCCATTAACAAGTTTTTGCATAAAGGAATTTCAAAGTTGTTATAATAAGGAGGAAggaatttttaacaaaacattaagCTCGGCAAGAAATCAAGTTGAATGTGCAATTGGCAGATTAAAAGCAAGATGA